In a single window of the Cucumis melo cultivar AY chromosome 11, USDA_Cmelo_AY_1.0, whole genome shotgun sequence genome:
- the LOC103498979 gene encoding probable dolichyl pyrophosphate Glc1Man9GlcNAc2 alpha-1,3-glucosyltransferase isoform X1 has product MEENRREDFSKGPTPRKPLLELLWFYAVAACIKLLLIPSYHSTDFEVHRHWLALTHSLPLSQWYFDDTSQWTLDYPPFFAYFERFLSIFANIVDPQIVHLQKGLDYNTNTVIYFQRITVIVSDLCLLYGVYRLTKNLDPIKRKLIWVLVIWSPALVIVDHLHFQYNGFLLGMLLISLSYLEEGRDLMGGFVFAVLLCFKHLFAVAAPVYFVYLLRHYCRGGFVRGFGRLTIMGSVVVAVFAAAYGPFIYHGQIQQVIRRMFPFGRGLCHAYWAPNFWVFYILLDKGLSILLRKLGFSIKIPTASFTSGLVGDSSPFSVLPQITPLTTFVVVLLALSPCLIKAFKDPQPRKITRWVAYAYACGFLFGWHVHEKASLHFVIPLAVAAVQSLEDARHYFLLSIVSCYSLFPLLFEAQEYPIKVLLLLLHSSLMWLGFSAQFDKGESVKQTGSKSKRHVQKKGSMTATGEPFCIRFVEKVYLVGLLVVEIWAQFLHPFILGGKFPFVPLMLISTYCSLGVMYSWIWQLRWILKPATN; this is encoded by the exons ATGGAGGAAAACCGGCGGGAAGATTTTAGCAAAGGCCCAACACCCAGAAAGCCTCTGCTCGAGCTCTTATGGTTCTACGCCGTAGCTGCCTGCATCAAGCTCCTTCTGATTCCATCTTACCACAGCACAGATTTTGAGGTCCATCGTCATTGGCTCGCTCTCACCcactctctccctctctctcaaTGGTACTTCGACGACACCAGCCAATGGACTCTCGATTACCCTCCATTTTTTGCATATTTCGAACGCTTCCTTTCAATTTTCGCTAATATTGTCGATCCCCAGATTGTGCATCTTCAAAAGGGTTTAGATTATAACACCAATACTGTCATATACTTCCAGAGAATTACGGTTATTGTATCCGATCTGTGTCTTCTTTATGGGGTTTATAGATTGACGAAGAATTTGGATCCGATTAAGCGAAAGTTAATTTGGGTTTTGGTTATTTGGTCCCCTGCGCTCGTGATTGTGGACCATTTGCATTTTCAGTATAACGGGTTTCTTCTTGGGATGCTTCTGATTTCTCTTTCGTATTTGGAGGAAGGGAGGGATTTGATGGGTGGGTTTGTTTTTGCAGTCTTGTTGTGTTTCAAACATTTGTTTGCTGTTGCTGCACCTGTTTATTTCGTTTATTTGTTGAGGCATTACTGTCGTGGAGGATTTGTAAGAGGTTTTGGGCGGCTTACAATTATGGGATCTGTTGTTGTGGCAGTCTTTGCTGCTGCTTATGGGCCGTTTATCTATCATGGTCAG ATACAGCAAGTCATCCGACGCATGTTTCCGTTTGGCAGGGGACTGTGCCATGCATATTGGGCCCCGAATTTCTGGGTCTTTTATATTTTACTGGATAAAGGACTGTCAATCTTGCTCAGAAAACTTGGATTTAGTATCAAGATACCAACAGCTTCATTTACCAGTGGTCTAGTTGGTGATTCATCTCCGTTTTCTGTGCTACCTCAA ATCACTCCCTTGACAACCTTTGTTGTGGTGCTGCTAGCTTTGTCTCCTTGCCTTATCAAAGCTTTCAAAGATCCTCAGCCACGAAAGATCACTAGATGGGTGGCCTATGCTTATGCATGTGGTTTTCTATTTGGGTGGCATGTTCATGAGAAAGCATCACTTCACTTTGTAATTCCGCTCGCTGTTGCTGCTGTGCAAAGTTTGGAGGATGCTAGGCATTATTTCTTATTATCAATAG TATCTTGCTATTCCTTGTTCCCGCTTCTTTTTGAAGCCCAAGAATATCCCATCAAAGTGCTTCTATTGCTGTTGCACTCCAGTCTGATGTGGTTAGGATTTTCTGCACAATTTGACAAAGGAGAATCAGTTAAACAAACCGGTTCAAAGTCGAAGCGACATGTTCAAAAGAAAGGAAGTATGACCGCAACTGGAGAACCATTCTGTATTAGATTCGTTGAGAAGGTTTATCTTGTTGGTCTTTTAGTAGTTGAAATCTGGGCTCAGTTTTTGCATCCTTTTATTCTAGGAGGTAAGTTTCCTTTTGTACCACTGATGTTGATTTCTACGTATTGTTCACTTGGAGTCATGTACTCTTGGATTTGGCAGTTGAGATGGATTCTTAAGCCTGCTACTAATTGA
- the LOC103498979 gene encoding probable dolichyl pyrophosphate Glc1Man9GlcNAc2 alpha-1,3-glucosyltransferase isoform X2 — protein sequence MEENRREDFSKGPTPRKPLLELLWFYAVAACIKLLLIPSYHSTDFEVHRHWLALTHSLPLSQWYFDDTSQWTLDYPPFFAYFERFLSIFANIVDPQIVHLQKGLDYNTNTVIYFQRITVIVSDLCLLYGVYRLTKNLDPIKRKLIWVLVIWSPALVIVDHLHFQYNGFLLGMLLISLSYLEEGRDLMGGFVFAVLLCFKHLFAVAAPVYFVYLLRHYCRGGFVRGFGRLTIMGSVVVAVFAAAYGPFIYHGQIQQVIRRMFPFGRGLCHAYWAPNFWVFYILLDKGLSILLRKLGFSIKIPTASFTSGLVGDSSPFSVLPQITPLTTFVVVLLALSPCLIKAFKDPQPRKITRWVAYAYACGFLFGWHVHEKASLHFVIPLAVAAVQSLEDARHYFLLSIVSCYSLFPLLFEAQEYPIKVLLLLLHSSLMWLGFSAQFDKGESVKQTGSKSKRHVQKKGSMTATGEPFCIRFVEKVYLVGLLVVEIWAQFLHPFILGGTSAREKASVGSRYSS from the exons ATGGAGGAAAACCGGCGGGAAGATTTTAGCAAAGGCCCAACACCCAGAAAGCCTCTGCTCGAGCTCTTATGGTTCTACGCCGTAGCTGCCTGCATCAAGCTCCTTCTGATTCCATCTTACCACAGCACAGATTTTGAGGTCCATCGTCATTGGCTCGCTCTCACCcactctctccctctctctcaaTGGTACTTCGACGACACCAGCCAATGGACTCTCGATTACCCTCCATTTTTTGCATATTTCGAACGCTTCCTTTCAATTTTCGCTAATATTGTCGATCCCCAGATTGTGCATCTTCAAAAGGGTTTAGATTATAACACCAATACTGTCATATACTTCCAGAGAATTACGGTTATTGTATCCGATCTGTGTCTTCTTTATGGGGTTTATAGATTGACGAAGAATTTGGATCCGATTAAGCGAAAGTTAATTTGGGTTTTGGTTATTTGGTCCCCTGCGCTCGTGATTGTGGACCATTTGCATTTTCAGTATAACGGGTTTCTTCTTGGGATGCTTCTGATTTCTCTTTCGTATTTGGAGGAAGGGAGGGATTTGATGGGTGGGTTTGTTTTTGCAGTCTTGTTGTGTTTCAAACATTTGTTTGCTGTTGCTGCACCTGTTTATTTCGTTTATTTGTTGAGGCATTACTGTCGTGGAGGATTTGTAAGAGGTTTTGGGCGGCTTACAATTATGGGATCTGTTGTTGTGGCAGTCTTTGCTGCTGCTTATGGGCCGTTTATCTATCATGGTCAG ATACAGCAAGTCATCCGACGCATGTTTCCGTTTGGCAGGGGACTGTGCCATGCATATTGGGCCCCGAATTTCTGGGTCTTTTATATTTTACTGGATAAAGGACTGTCAATCTTGCTCAGAAAACTTGGATTTAGTATCAAGATACCAACAGCTTCATTTACCAGTGGTCTAGTTGGTGATTCATCTCCGTTTTCTGTGCTACCTCAA ATCACTCCCTTGACAACCTTTGTTGTGGTGCTGCTAGCTTTGTCTCCTTGCCTTATCAAAGCTTTCAAAGATCCTCAGCCACGAAAGATCACTAGATGGGTGGCCTATGCTTATGCATGTGGTTTTCTATTTGGGTGGCATGTTCATGAGAAAGCATCACTTCACTTTGTAATTCCGCTCGCTGTTGCTGCTGTGCAAAGTTTGGAGGATGCTAGGCATTATTTCTTATTATCAATAG TATCTTGCTATTCCTTGTTCCCGCTTCTTTTTGAAGCCCAAGAATATCCCATCAAAGTGCTTCTATTGCTGTTGCACTCCAGTCTGATGTGGTTAGGATTTTCTGCACAATTTGACAAAGGAGAATCAGTTAAACAAACCGGTTCAAAGTCGAAGCGACATGTTCAAAAGAAAGGAAGTATGACCGCAACTGGAGAACCATTCTGTATTAGATTCGTTGAGAAGGTTTATCTTGTTGGTCTTTTAGTAGTTGAAATCTGGGCTCAGTTTTTGCATCCTTTTATTCTAGGAG GAACGAGTGCTCGAGAGAAGGCCTCTGTTGGCTCGAGATATTCAAGTTGA
- the LOC103498980 gene encoding uncharacterized protein LOC103498980, whose translation MMRKLCIFECFILCSFLFAVLVSSKFHGNPANDLVDIINRNRTAAKLSHLSDSAGLGCMALQFINFCKGNCTSNNTVNCNPSSDNFTEIFAPDCGVELPTFDTITGQIVACQLEYLEPTEAFSRALVPDKKTLSLLKNKSHTEVGVGLVGVHKGPFFWCVLFSSGKTNSTFVLENHGLGIKQKRGCFSGSSVECSRGHSDGAFWNNFSFILYSVLFYHLL comes from the exons ATGATGAGGAAGCTCTGTATCTTTGAGTGCTTCATTCTCTGTTCTTTTCTCTTTGCTGTTCTTGTTTCCTCCAAGTTCCATG GAAACCCAGCAAATGATCTTGTGGATATCATCAACAGAAACCGAACTGCTGCGAAGCTGTCTCACCTTAGTGATAGTGCGGGTCTCGGGTGCATGGCGCTGCAATTCATAAACTTCTGCAAAGGGAACTGTACTAGTAATAACACGGTAAACTGCAATCCATCGTCCGACAACTTCACAGAGATCTTCGCTCCAGATTGCGGTGTCGAGCTGCCAACTTTTGACACAATAACTGGCCAAATTGTGGCTTGTCAACTTGAATATCTCGAGCCAACAGAGGCCTTCTCTCGAGCACTCGTTCCTGACAAGAAAACTCTTTCATTGCTGAAGAACAAATCACACACAGAAGTAGGGGTGGGATTGGTTGGGGTCCATAAAGGTCCATTCTTCTGGTGTGTTTTGTTTAGTAGTGGGAAGACAAATTCAACATTTGTTCTTGAAAATCATGGTTTGGGTATCAAACAAAAGAGAGGATGCTTCAGTGGAAGTAGTGTTGAATGCAGTAGAGGTCACTCCGATGGAGCTTTTTGGAACAATTTTTCCTTTATTCTTTATTCTGTTCTGTTTTATCATCTCTTGTAA